A region of the Lycium barbarum isolate Lr01 chromosome 1, ASM1917538v2, whole genome shotgun sequence genome:
CTTTGGCTGAAGCTTCGGATTCTACCTGACCAATAGCTATAACTCTAGCTCCGCTTCTGCATGTAAATCATCACACTATATGATCTTAAAAGAAAATATACAACTTATCTTTAGTAAGATTATCGTCAACGTAGATTATGTATTTATAGTTCAAGTTAAAAATAAGAAGTTCAGTTGAACTCACAAAACTCACCTTAATTCCGTCCTTGCAAACTTATAATGAAAAAAAAGAACTTAAAAAACATACCTGTTGTTGAAGAGTAAAGATGTGACCAACACAACCATAAATAGGATCTCTAACTCTAGCAAGTGCCTCATAACATAGAGTAACAACAGCATCCAAACGCTTATGTGCTGGAATTCTAAGCAGCAATTTAGAAGCATTACTAGCTCCAAACACCTTATGTACAGCAGCAAAATGAGCAGTACCTTGATCTGAATCAAAATAAGGTGCAAATACACATCCCCTTACACACTTTCTTCTAAGAAACTTGCATGCACCACAAGGCCCACCAACACCACCACCagcattattattgttgttatactGACGAGCACCACCACAGACACCATTCATATTTTTtctatatttatatatgtgtggTCTTGTGGTTTTCAATTGCCTAAGAAAGATTTTGAGCTTTGTGGGGTCTTGGCAAAATGGAAGAAGAAGCAGGAAGAAAGCTAAAGATTTGGAAAGATgggtttttatttaaaaaattataGAGTAAGAGCCTCCTTGGATGGGCTTAttcctataagctgtttgcagcttataagctaaaaaaaataagtttggtagtctaatttatttttttggcttataagctgctttaaataagctaagtcaaatgagcccaattatttttttgagcttattttaagcacaaactgactttaagctggccagtcaaacactcaaaaaagctgaaaacaacttataagtaacttataagcaacttataagccaatccaaacgggctctaagaatGAATAAGGACACCAATTAGCTACTTTCTGTTACTGCTACTACTACTCCCttcatttcaatttatatgaacctatttgattgggca
Encoded here:
- the LOC132634251 gene encoding LOB domain-containing protein 19-like: MNGVCGGARQYNNNNNAGGGVGGPCGACKFLRRKCVRGCVFAPYFDSDQGTAHFAAVHKVFGASNASKLLLRIPAHKRLDAVVTLCYEALARVRDPIYGCVGHIFTLQQQVVTLQAELAYVQARLSTLHQLPMPQQSPTQTVLQQSSSDLFCSTSSISSTTMDPQLDITGLSDLLDQELENCDLHTLAREFVSRHLPGVRFRPSP